The following proteins come from a genomic window of Streptomyces liliiviolaceus:
- a CDS encoding C40 family peptidase → MRKGWIVATAAVGAGLSFVMVLVVGVYMVAGNLANGVGQGAVGLAKGSVPAAYRTLVQKWGNLCTAINPALLAAQLYQESGFNPDAKSPAAAQGIAQFIPGTWATHGIDGDGDGDRDVWDPNDAIPSAAKYDCTLAKYVKDAPGNPTENMLAAYNAGAYAVIKYGGVPPYKETQNYVKTITTLQESFAAPVGRVQPSQQAAGAIYFAQKKLGTLYLWGGNGTPEQGGRFDCSGLTKAAYETVGITLPRVANDQYNAGPHPGRDELLPGDLVFFSDDLTNSRAIRHVGIYVGGGYMINAPRTGAVIRFDAIDTPDYFGATRVTEDGAKALPTSV, encoded by the coding sequence GTGCGTAAGGGCTGGATCGTGGCGACCGCCGCCGTGGGGGCGGGGCTCAGCTTCGTCATGGTGCTGGTCGTCGGCGTCTACATGGTCGCCGGGAACCTCGCCAACGGCGTCGGGCAGGGGGCCGTCGGCCTCGCCAAGGGGTCCGTGCCGGCGGCGTACCGGACGCTCGTGCAGAAGTGGGGCAATCTGTGCACCGCCATTAATCCGGCACTTCTCGCCGCGCAGCTGTATCAGGAGAGCGGGTTCAATCCCGACGCCAAGAGCCCGGCCGCCGCGCAGGGGATAGCGCAATTCATCCCCGGGACGTGGGCCACGCACGGAATCGACGGCGACGGTGACGGCGACCGCGACGTATGGGATCCGAATGACGCGATTCCATCGGCCGCGAAGTACGACTGCACGCTCGCGAAGTACGTCAAGGACGCGCCCGGGAACCCGACGGAGAACATGCTCGCCGCGTACAACGCGGGGGCGTACGCCGTCATCAAATACGGGGGCGTTCCGCCGTACAAGGAAACCCAGAACTACGTGAAGACGATCACGACGCTGCAGGAGAGCTTCGCCGCTCCCGTCGGTCGTGTACAGCCCTCCCAGCAGGCCGCCGGCGCCATCTACTTCGCGCAGAAGAAGCTCGGCACGCTCTATCTCTGGGGCGGCAACGGCACCCCTGAGCAGGGAGGACGCTTCGACTGCTCGGGGTTGACCAAGGCCGCGTACGAGACGGTGGGGATCACTCTGCCGCGGGTCGCCAACGACCAGTACAACGCCGGTCCGCACCCCGGGCGGGACGAGCTGCTGCCCGGGGACCTGGTCTTCTTCTCGGACGACCTCACCAACTCCCGGGCCATCCGGCACGTGGGTATCTACGTCGGCGGCGGGTACATGATCAACGCCCCTCGGACGGGTGCCGTGATCCGCTTCGACGCCATCGACACGCCTGACTACTTCGGGGCGACGCGGGTGACCGAAGATGGCGCGAAAGCATTGCCCACCTCTGTGTGA
- a CDS encoding DUF397 domain-containing protein, with protein sequence MSDIPTNLTWERAAPPEATGPGPWIELAFGDDELVYIRETSDPETVVTTTRKKWDAFVLGVQAGEFDHFVEGVEGFEGSAGAEGSAGAEAPAGGQP encoded by the coding sequence ATGTCTGACATCCCCACGAACCTCACCTGGGAACGCGCCGCCCCGCCGGAGGCGACCGGGCCCGGCCCCTGGATCGAGCTGGCCTTCGGCGACGACGAACTCGTCTACATCCGCGAGACCAGCGACCCCGAGACGGTCGTCACGACCACCCGGAAGAAGTGGGACGCCTTCGTACTCGGCGTACAGGCAGGCGAGTTCGACCACTTCGTGGAGGGCGTGGAAGGGTTCGAGGGATCCGCGGGAGCCGAGGGATCCGCGGGAGCCGAGGCACCCGCAGGCGGTCAGCCCTAG
- a CDS encoding DoxX family protein, which produces MPRSERSPLLLAGLLASAAVAHFAAPRQFDATIPRVLPGSPRTWTYASGVVELALAAGVAVPRTRRVAALATTAFFVGVFPANVQMAVDWRHRPAPQKAAALARLPLQVPLVLWARGVARDVAKGGSAGSAA; this is translated from the coding sequence GTGCCAAGGTCGGAACGCTCGCCCCTGTTGCTCGCAGGCCTGTTGGCCTCCGCCGCCGTCGCCCACTTCGCGGCGCCCCGGCAGTTCGACGCGACCATTCCGCGCGTGCTGCCGGGTTCGCCGCGGACCTGGACGTACGCGAGCGGGGTCGTGGAGCTGGCGCTGGCGGCCGGGGTCGCGGTGCCGCGTACGCGGCGGGTGGCGGCGCTGGCCACCACCGCGTTCTTCGTCGGGGTGTTCCCCGCGAACGTCCAGATGGCCGTGGACTGGCGTCACCGGCCGGCGCCCCAGAAGGCCGCGGCGCTGGCCCGGCTGCCGCTCCAGGTGCCGCTGGTGCTGTGGGCGCGGGGTGTGGCGAGGGATGTGGCGAAGGGTGGTTCGGCGGGGTCGGCCGCCTAG
- a CDS encoding SRPBCC family protein has translation MIDVSHQINAVRRQVGSRVIEAGEAHVVTVSQTYDTTVEDLWEACTDPERIPRWFLPVTGELRPGGTYQLEGNAGGTVERCDPPKGFTATWEFGGNVSWIELRLTPAADGGTRFELDHIAPDDDEKWQQFGPGAVGVGWDMALIGLTLHLASGAAVDPQEAMAWFGTEEGLRFARLSSEGWYEAAVAGGEAAEVARGRADRTTAAYTGAEPS, from the coding sequence ATGATCGACGTCAGCCATCAGATCAACGCCGTGCGGCGCCAGGTCGGCAGCCGGGTCATCGAGGCCGGCGAGGCCCACGTGGTGACCGTGAGTCAGACGTACGACACGACCGTCGAGGACCTCTGGGAGGCCTGTACCGATCCCGAGCGCATCCCGCGCTGGTTCCTGCCCGTCACCGGCGAGCTGCGCCCCGGCGGCACGTACCAGCTGGAGGGCAACGCCGGCGGCACCGTCGAGCGCTGCGATCCGCCGAAGGGCTTCACCGCGACCTGGGAGTTCGGCGGGAACGTCAGCTGGATCGAGCTGCGGCTGACCCCCGCGGCGGACGGCGGTACGCGCTTCGAGCTGGACCACATCGCCCCCGACGACGACGAGAAGTGGCAGCAGTTCGGGCCCGGGGCCGTCGGTGTCGGCTGGGACATGGCCCTCATCGGGCTCACCCTCCATCTGGCCTCCGGCGCGGCCGTCGATCCCCAGGAGGCCATGGCCTGGTTCGGGACCGAGGAGGGGCTGCGGTTCGCCCGGCTGAGCAGCGAGGGATGGTACGAGGCCGCCGTCGCCGGCGGTGAGGCCGCGGAGGTCGCCCGGGGGAGGGCGGACCGGACGACCGCGGCGTACACGGGGGCGGAGCCCTCCTGA
- a CDS encoding ArsR/SmtB family transcription factor has translation MHAFDVLGDPVRRRILELLADGEMSSGAVSEVVREEFGISQPGVSQHLKVLRENGFATVRPEGARRLYAVNSDPLRDIDAWLDRFRRFWTPHLDALATEVARGKRERRLRERPGDDGPGGGVPSR, from the coding sequence GTGCACGCATTCGACGTACTCGGCGACCCCGTTCGCCGACGGATCCTGGAGCTGCTCGCGGACGGCGAGATGAGCTCCGGGGCGGTGAGCGAGGTCGTGAGGGAGGAGTTCGGGATATCCCAGCCCGGCGTCTCGCAGCACCTCAAGGTCCTGCGGGAGAACGGCTTCGCCACGGTCCGGCCGGAGGGGGCCCGGCGGCTGTACGCCGTGAACTCCGACCCCCTGCGCGACATCGACGCCTGGCTGGACCGCTTCCGGCGCTTCTGGACGCCCCACCTCGACGCCCTGGCCACCGAGGTGGCCCGGGGTAAGCGCGAACGCCGGCTCCGCGAGCGGCCCGGCGACGACGGCCCCGGCGGCGGCGTCCCTTCGCGCTGA